One genomic window of Mercenaria mercenaria strain notata chromosome 2, MADL_Memer_1, whole genome shotgun sequence includes the following:
- the LOC123562884 gene encoding ovoinhibitor-like, which produces MSKSIVCILLCLGTVRGNIRQVLLPGGGPASSYYGQAHCDVICDEESYATTSVCATDGKLYKTQCEYQNAQCKAAKSGDVLGITSYGACVTLDSTCDVALQTRCFPHRILMNTGSGDGFEPICGSNNVTYGSVCEFRTAQCHNEQMPTLYEPLTLLHTGECQLDTANLLMVNCSHYTMSNSGLAIEGGAHVYPHGTACPKNYHPICTLDGRTYSNECMYCNFLIATHSLPKNSFVTYARHDGRCTSAEIFG; this is translated from the exons atgTCGAAATCAATCGTAT GTATTTTACTGTGCTTGGGGACTGTGCGTGGCAATATCCGGCAGGTTTTGTTGCCAGGTGGCGGCCCTGCGTCATCATATTATGGACAGGCACATTGTGACGTAATCTGTGACGAGGAATCATACGCTACTACGTCCGTCTGTGCTACTGACGGAAAATTGTACA AAACGCAATGTGAGTATCAGAATGCCCAGTGTAAGGCAGCAAAGAGTGGAGATGTACTCGGTATAACAAGTTACGGGGCTTGTGTGACCTTAGACTCAACTTGTGACGTTGCTCTTCAGACGAGATGTTTTCCGCATCGTATATTGATGAACACCGGAAGTGGCGATGGGTTTGAACCTATCTGTGGTTCAAATAATGTAACTTATG GTAGTGTATGTGAGTTCCGTACAGCCCAGTGCCACAATGAACAGATGCCAACACTCTACGAACCACTGACTCTGCTCCACACTGGCGAGTGCCAGCTTGATACAGCAAACCTTTTAATG GTGAATTGCTCACATTATACGATGTCGAACTCAGGACTCGCTATAGAGGGAGGTGCACATGTTTACCCCCACGGAACAGCTTGTCCTAAGAATTATCACCCGATTTGCACACTAGATGGCAGAACCTACTCAAATGAATGCATGTACTGCAACTTTCTGATAGCCACTCATAGCCTAC ccAAGAACAGTTTCGTAACATATGCTCGCCACGATGGCCGTTGCACGAGCGCTGAAATATTTGGTTAA
- the LOC123564517 gene encoding agrin-like: MLNVFLIALCIAAGSQAGGGISDSRREPCNQICEDDMYEVNICGTDGVLYGSMCEFDRAKCVATKNGTPLEVYSTGQCITLNTSCDVLKDPIVKCESKDVDLLCASNNITYDSVCEFMMVRCRHSPHKPLRLLHTGACVYDLSSAVQLNCSQYVVDTSELAVENATALHLNFKCHNHHSAESVCLMNGRTYYDACRYCELLYRQGTVTSTHLITYIQHTGSCHHSSVVG, translated from the exons ATGCTAAACGTGTTTT TGATAGCTCTGTGTATCGCTGCTGGATCTCAGGCCGGCGGAGGAATATCTGATTCCAGACGGGAACCTTGCAACCAGATATGTGAAGATGATATGTATGAAGTCAATATTTGCGGAACTGACGGCGTATTATACG GCTCAATGTGTGAATTTGATAGAGCCAAGTGTGTCGCAACAAAAAATGGTACTCCTCTGGAGGTCTACAGCACGGGCCAGTGCATTACGTTGAATACATCATGTGACGTATTAAAAGACCCTATTGTAAAATGTGAATCCAAGGATGTAGATTTGCTTTGTGCATCAAACAACATTACATATG ACAGCGTATGTGAATTCATGATGGTCAGGTGTCGCCATTCCCCACACAAACCGTTACGTTTACTGCACACTGGCGCTTGTGTTTACGATCTGAGTTCAGCAGTGCAG CTAAACTGTTCCCAGTATGTTGTTGACACTTCTGAGCTTGCGGTTGAAAATGCAACTGCGCTTCATCTCAATTTCAAATGCCACAACCACCATTCGGCGGAGAGCGTATGTTTGATGAACGGACGGACGTATTATGATGCATGCCGGTACTGTGAGCTGCTTTACAGACAGGGCACAGTCA CATCGACACATTTGATAACTTACATCCAACACACTGGAAGCTGTCATCACTCCTCTGTTGTGGGATAA